In Bacillus sp. S3, the sequence CTGTCTGTGGCCGAATACCGGACCATACGCGCTCCCATGCTGCTTCATTCAGCTGGGGAACCAGATTTGTTGCTCTTTCAATTAAGCTAGCAATCCCTTTAGGTGTTACTGTTTGATCAAATGTATGTTCAATCATGGTGGCACCAATATAAATTTCCCCATTTCGTTTTAGTACAAGATAACAACGTTTGTCGGAAAAAATGGTCATGCTAATCACCGGCTTTTCCGGTCTGACAGAAAAGCATTCTCCTTTTACTGGATAAACATTTATCTCCAGACCTGCTTCACACAATAGTTTCGAAGCCCATGCCCCGGCGGCAACGACAACCTGTTCACTGCGGATAGCACCATTGGTCGTGTTAACCCCTCTAACTTGACCATTTTCATATATTAAAGAAACGACTTCCGTATGTTCTCGAATCTCGGCCCCAAAATAGGCAGCTGCTTGTGTAAATGCTTTTGCTAACTTTGCCGGCTGCACATGTCCATCGTTAGGAATGAGCATTGCCCCTGAAATGCTTGGAGATAAGGATGGTTCCAATTCTAATAATTCCTTTTTATCAAGCCAAGTTATAGCAGGGTCCCACTCCCTTTGAAAATCAACCTGTTTTTTTACTTCGGATGCTATTTCTTCGGTTTCAGCAATTTTTAACAATCCTTTATTGACAAACTCAATATCTACTCCAGAAAATTCCAATAATTCATTTGCGAGAGTTGAAAACATAGATTGACTTGTTAACCCCATTTGGAATAATGGACCATCTTGTTCGATTTCCGCTTGTGAGGCCAGCATTCCTGCGGCAGCTCTAGTTGCTTGGCACGCTAGTTGATCCTTTTCGAGTATAATCACTTTTCTTCCCATTTTTGATAGCTGATAGGCAATGGAAGTTCCGACGATTCCCCCACCGATAATAATTACATCAGCTGAATTCCCCACTTTTTCCACCTCCATTTTTCAACACTTTTATGTATGACTTAACTGCTGCCAGTGGATCGCCTGCATTTAAAACACCCGACATAACTGCTATTCCTTGTGCTCCTGCCTGTATTACCCTCGCTGCATTTTCTTGTGTTATACCTCCAATTGCAATAACTGGGATGTCAAGTTGTGTTATCCTTGATAATTCCTCCAAGCCTTTCGGGGCCATTCCTGGTTTTGAGTGAGAAGGGAAAATATGACCGTAAATCACATAATCTGCACGATTTACTTTTGCAGCCACTCCTTCCTGATAAGAATGAATCGAACTCCCTATCCGAATCTGAGGAAAATTTTCCTTCACAACACCTGGTTCTAAACTGTGAAAAGCTAATTGCACCCCACCGGCCTTTGCTGTTAAGGCC encodes:
- a CDS encoding thiamine phosphate synthase, with amino-acid sequence MFFTVCNKWRNLLKGVTCIFEDKEFHIISNDKMPIEQFQEIVKDIEPYVTAIHLREKQKTARELYEMVQQLISANIPLAKIIINDRLDVALTAKAGGVQLAFHSLEPGVVKENFPQIRIGSSIHSYQEGVAAKVNRADYVIYGHIFPSHSKPGMAPKGLEELSRITQLDIPVIAIGGITQENAARVIQAGAQGIAVMSGVLNAGDPLAAVKSYIKVLKNGGGKSGEFS
- the thiO gene encoding glycine oxidase ThiO; protein product: MGNSADVIIIGGGIVGTSIAYQLSKMGRKVIILEKDQLACQATRAAAGMLASQAEIEQDGPLFQMGLTSQSMFSTLANELLEFSGVDIEFVNKGLLKIAETEEIASEVKKQVDFQREWDPAITWLDKKELLELEPSLSPSISGAMLIPNDGHVQPAKLAKAFTQAAAYFGAEIREHTEVVSLIYENGQVRGVNTTNGAIRSEQVVVAAGAWASKLLCEAGLEINVYPVKGECFSVRPEKPVISMTIFSDKRCYLVLKRNGEIYIGATMIEHTFDQTVTPKGIASLIERATNLVPQLNEAAWERVWSGIRPQTGDGLPYIGEHPSRKGLYVAAGHFRNGILLSPITGKLMANLLTGGITDQTLLSAFHLERHKKIVV